The following are encoded in a window of Sminthopsis crassicaudata isolate SCR6 chromosome 3, ASM4859323v1, whole genome shotgun sequence genomic DNA:
- the METTL5 gene encoding rRNA N(6)-adenosine-methyltransferase METTL5 isoform X2, translating to MKRKELESFLQQVDGFEKPKLLLEQYPTRPHIAACMLYTIHNTYDDIENKVVGDLGCGCGMLSIGTAMLGAGLCVGFDIDEDALEIFSRNVAELELTNIDMIQCNVCSLSDTMFKSFDTVIMNPPFGTKHNKGMDMSFLKVALQMARVAVYSLHKSSTREHIQKKADEWKIKMDVIAELRYDLPASYRFHKKKTVT from the exons ATGAAGCGGAAGGAACTGGAAAGTTTCTTGCAACAAGTTGATGGCTTTGAAAAGCCCAAATTACTTCTGGAACAGTATCCGACCAGGCCCCACATTGCAG catgtATGCTATATACAATTCATAATACATATGATGACATTGAAAACAAAGTGGTTGGAGATCTAGGGTGTGGTTGTGGAATGCTTAGTATTGGAACAGCAATGTTAGGAGCAGG GTTGTGTGTTGGATTTGATATAGATGAGGATGCATTAGAAATATTTAGTAGAAATGTTGCAGAGCTTGAGCTGACAAATATTGACATGATTCAGTGCAATGTGTGTTCTTTATCTGATACAATGTTCAAGTCCTTTGATACTGTAATCATGAATCCTCCCTTTGGGACCAAGCATAATAAAG GTATGGATATGTCATTTTTGAAGGTTGCTTTACAAATGGCACGAGTAGCTGTATATTCTTTACATAAATCTTCAACCCGAGAA caTATTCAAAAGAAAGCAGATGAATGGAAAATTAAGATGGACGTTATAGCAG AGCTACGATATGACCTACCAGCATCATACagatttcataagaaaaaaaca gttacctga
- the METTL5 gene encoding rRNA N(6)-adenosine-methyltransferase METTL5 isoform X1, with protein MKRKELESFLQQVDGFEKPKLLLEQYPTRPHIAACMLYTIHNTYDDIENKVVGDLGCGCGMLSIGTAMLGAGLCVGFDIDEDALEIFSRNVAELELTNIDMIQCNVCSLSDTMFKSFDTVIMNPPFGTKHNKGMDMSFLKVALQMARVAVYSLHKSSTREHIQKKADEWKIKMDVIAELRYDLPASYRFHKKKTVDIEVDLIRFSF; from the exons ATGAAGCGGAAGGAACTGGAAAGTTTCTTGCAACAAGTTGATGGCTTTGAAAAGCCCAAATTACTTCTGGAACAGTATCCGACCAGGCCCCACATTGCAG catgtATGCTATATACAATTCATAATACATATGATGACATTGAAAACAAAGTGGTTGGAGATCTAGGGTGTGGTTGTGGAATGCTTAGTATTGGAACAGCAATGTTAGGAGCAGG GTTGTGTGTTGGATTTGATATAGATGAGGATGCATTAGAAATATTTAGTAGAAATGTTGCAGAGCTTGAGCTGACAAATATTGACATGATTCAGTGCAATGTGTGTTCTTTATCTGATACAATGTTCAAGTCCTTTGATACTGTAATCATGAATCCTCCCTTTGGGACCAAGCATAATAAAG GTATGGATATGTCATTTTTGAAGGTTGCTTTACAAATGGCACGAGTAGCTGTATATTCTTTACATAAATCTTCAACCCGAGAA caTATTCAAAAGAAAGCAGATGAATGGAAAATTAAGATGGACGTTATAGCAG AGCTACGATATGACCTACCAGCATCATACagatttcataagaaaaaaaca GTGGACATTGAAGTGGATTTGATtcggttttctttttaa
- the METTL5 gene encoding rRNA N(6)-adenosine-methyltransferase METTL5 isoform X3 produces the protein MLYTIHNTYDDIENKVVGDLGCGCGMLSIGTAMLGAGLCVGFDIDEDALEIFSRNVAELELTNIDMIQCNVCSLSDTMFKSFDTVIMNPPFGTKHNKGMDMSFLKVALQMARVAVYSLHKSSTREHIQKKADEWKIKMDVIAELRYDLPASYRFHKKKTVDIEVDLIRFSF, from the exons ATGCTATATACAATTCATAATACATATGATGACATTGAAAACAAAGTGGTTGGAGATCTAGGGTGTGGTTGTGGAATGCTTAGTATTGGAACAGCAATGTTAGGAGCAGG GTTGTGTGTTGGATTTGATATAGATGAGGATGCATTAGAAATATTTAGTAGAAATGTTGCAGAGCTTGAGCTGACAAATATTGACATGATTCAGTGCAATGTGTGTTCTTTATCTGATACAATGTTCAAGTCCTTTGATACTGTAATCATGAATCCTCCCTTTGGGACCAAGCATAATAAAG GTATGGATATGTCATTTTTGAAGGTTGCTTTACAAATGGCACGAGTAGCTGTATATTCTTTACATAAATCTTCAACCCGAGAA caTATTCAAAAGAAAGCAGATGAATGGAAAATTAAGATGGACGTTATAGCAG AGCTACGATATGACCTACCAGCATCATACagatttcataagaaaaaaaca GTGGACATTGAAGTGGATTTGATtcggttttctttttaa